TTTTTTGTCAATGTGTTGGATATGAATAATGCTTGGAAAGCGATTGATGATGCTCAAGAAATTTACGAAGTGCAAGATAGAGCTACAGGAAAAGTGAAGTGGACTGCAACACGTGTCGATTTAACTTTTGGCTCCAACTCAGAGTTGAGAGCACTTTCGGAAGTTTATGGTTGTGAAGATGCAAGAGGAAAATTTGTTGAAGATTTTGTAAATGCCTGGAACAAAGTGATGAACTTGGATCGTTTTGATTTGGGGTAATTATTTTCAATATTCAGAAATGCTGCGTGTTTTAAAGCGCAGCATTTTTTATAACGGTTGTTGTTTTGCATCAATAACAAAAATCACTTGGAGATAGCTCTACCGGTTAATTTTTAATATAACCCTTCTCTATTAGAATCTTTGTTGCTTGTTCTAAGTCCTCTTCCTTCACCAATAGCTTTGCATTAACAGCTAGATTCCCAAAAATCTGAGAAGTCAATTCATTTTGCAATAATGTTTCTATCCCTTCAGATGCTAGATAATTCTTCACAAAATTTATTTCAAATGGGATGGAAGAATTAAATACTATTTTCCAGTTATTCATATCCTTCATTTAAGATATATTAAAGTTCCAATAAAAATTTGAGAATTCAAAATGATAGCGCTTGCGCAGTCGACCAGATTTTTCGAGTATAAAAATCGGCTTATCCTTTTTTATACACAATTTCTCCATCCTAAATTAAAATCATTTTGTACAACTTATCTTTGTTGCTATGGCAAAGTCGAGTGGCGTTACGCCTTTAATGCAGCAGCACAAAGCGATTAAGCAAAAATATCCGGATGCGATTTTGTTGTTTCGGGTGGGAGACTTTTATGAAACTTTTGGAAATGATGCTGTAAAAGCTGCACAGGTTTTGGGAATAACTTTAACTAAGCGAAATAATGGAGATCCTGATGCAATGGAACTTGCAGGCTTTCCTCATCATGCTTTAGATACTTATTTGCATAAACTTGTGAAAGCAGGTTTTCGTGTGGCTGTATGTGACCAGCTTGAAGACCCTAAACAGGCTAAAGGCATTGTAAAACGCGGTGTTACCGAATTAGTTACGCCGGGTGTGGCGACGAGTGATAAATTGTTGGAATATGATACTAATAATTTTTTAGCGGCTATTCATTTTGCTGATGACATTCTGGGGATTGCTTTACTAGATATTTCTACCGGTGAGTTTTTTTTGGCTGAAGGAAATTTGGAATACATTGATAAATTGATTCAAACACTTAAGCCGGCAGAAGTAATTTTTCAACGCAATCAGCAGAAGAAATTTAAAGAAATATTTGGTACAAAAATATTTACCTACACTTTAGAAAGCTGGATTTTTGAAGAAGCTTTTGCAGAAGAAAGCTTGTTAAAACATTTTCAAACCCACAGTCTCAAAGGTTTTGGAGTGGAAAACATGCATCAGGGAATTGTAGCTGCAGGCGCAATTTTATATTATTTAAAAGAAACAGAACATCCTAATTTAAAACATATTAGTATTATTCAACGTATTGAACGTGATGAACATTTGTGGATGGACAGGTTTACGATCCGTAATCTGGAAATTTTAAGCAATGGTTCTCAAGACGGAAATAATTTGTTGAAAGTTCTGGATAATACATCGACCCCAATGGGTGCGCGTTTGTTGAAACGCTGGATTGTATTGCCTTTGAAGGATTTGAAGAAGATAAATGAGCGACTTGACACTGTTGAATTTTTAATACTGCATTCAGAATTAAAATCCTCTTTGCAACAGCTATTAAAGCAATGTGGTGATTTAGAAAGGCTGGCGAGTAAAATTTCGATGAAGAAAGTGAGTCCACGAGAAGTAATGCAGCTAGCTAAAAGTTTACAGTTGTGTGAACAAGTAAAATTATTATGTGCTGCTTCTGGAAATGAATATTTGCAGCGCTTGGCCGATGCCCTCAACCCTTGTCCTTATATTGTTGAAAAGATTATGGAAGAAATTTCTGATGAGCCACCGGCAATGGTTTCTAAAGGGAATTTAATTAAAGAAGGAGTAGACAAAGATTTGGATGAACTGCGTAATATTGCGCACAATGGCAAAGCATATTTACAAGACTTACAAAGAAGAGAAACGGAGAAAACGGGTATTAGTTCTTTAAAGATTGGATTTAATAATGTGTTTGGATATTATTTGGAAGTGACCAATTTACATAAAGAAAAAGTGCCACAGGAGTGGATCCGAAAGCAAACTTTGACCAATGCGGAACGTTATATTACTGAAGAGTTAAAACAATATGAAGAAAAAATTACGGGTGCAGAAGATAAAATTCTTTCAATAGAAACCAATTTGTATGAACAGTTGCTCGATGAATTAATTGACTATATTGCTCCCATTCAGGTAAACGGGAATGCTTTGGCAATATTGGATTGTCTGCATTGTTTTGCTCAAAACGCGCAACAATACAATTACCGAAAACCTTTTTTGCACGAGGGCTTTGATATGCAGTTGAAAGAAAGTAGGCATCCTGTTATTGAAAGGAATTTGTCTGCGGGTGAGGCATATATTGCCAACGATATTTTGCTCAATTCCGAAGAGGAACAAATAATTATTTTAACAGGTCCGAATATGAGCGGTAAGAGCGCCTTGTTGCGACAAACTGCATTGATTACTTTGATGGCGCATATGGGAAGTTTTGTTCCTTCAATAGAAGCAAGAATTCCTTTGACTGATAAAATATTTACCAGGGTAGGAGCGAGCGATAATTTGAGTGGCGGTGAAAGTACTTTTATGGTGGAAATGAATGAAACCGCTAGTATCATCAATAATGTTTCTCCGCGCAGCTTGATTTTGTTGGACGAAATTGGACGCGGTACTTCTACATATGATGGTATTTCTATTGCATGGAGTATTGTTGAATTTTTGCATAATTCTTCTTGCAAGCCAAAAACATTATTCGCTACGCATTATCACGAATTGAATGATTTAGAGAAACGTTTGAATGGTGTAAAAAATTATCATATCACCAATAAAGAGGTGGGTAATAAGGTTATTTTTTTAAGAAAATTAGCAAGAGGTGGAAGCACACATAGCTTTGGTATTCATGTTGCAAAAATGGCGGGAATGCCACCCGATTTAATTAATCGTGCTAATGATATTTTGAAACAACTCGAAGAAAAACATGACGAAAGTGATGAGAATGCAGGTCCAGGTAAAAAGCAATTAAAAAGTAAAATAAAAGACATCAATGCACCCCAATTGCAGCTTTCTATTTTCGATGTGCAAACCGAAGTCTTTGAAGAAATACGCAGTGCGCTCGAAAATATTGATATTAATCGCCTGACACCTGTTGAAGCCTTGATGAAACTCAATGAAATCAAAGGTTTGTTGAAGTAGGGAAGTTTATGTAATTTTATTTTTCAGAATTTATTTTATGATAAAATATACACCTGCATTTGTAGATAAGTTGGAAGATGTGTTGAGCGAATCGGGCTATGTAGTTCGGTACGAACGGGGTAATTTTCAGAGTGGCTGGTGTTTGCTTGAACAAAGAAGTGTGGTCGTGCTGAATAAATTTTTAAATACAGAAGGCCGTGTAAATACTTTGGTTGATTTAATTCCTCAACTCAATATAGAGTTTGATAAACTTACATTGGGGTCTCAAAAATTGTACGAATTTTTGTCACTTAATGCGTTAAAAGGAGCTGAAGAAAAAGATACAACCGGTAAAGAATGAGCCTGATTGGCCATATTATTTGAATTGTATTCGGTGGATTTATCATCTTTCTGGATTATATGTTTAGCGGATTCATTCTTTGCTCGACCATTGTTGGTATTCCTTTTTGGATACAGTGTTTTAAGATCGGTTTTGCTTCTCTTGCACCTTTTGGTCTGGAAATTTATGATAAAAAGCAGGATATTTCCGGTGGATGTATTACTCGTATTTTTAATGTTGTCTGGATATTTTTGGGTGGTATTTGGATTGCTCTTACACACTTTGGTTTTGGCCCACTATTTTGTATTACTATTATTGGAATTCCTTTTGGGAATCGGCATTTCAAGTTAATACCTTTGTCTTCACCCCTTTGGGAAGAGACTCGGTTAATAAATATTTGAATTTGCATTTTTACCCCCTCTCTTTATTGCTAAAAATAGTTTTATTTAGTACTTTTCCATTTCCTTTTATTTAAAATCAATTTGTAAAAAGATGAAAAAATTATTGTTGGGTCTCTTTGCACTTGCTACAGTAGCCATTGCTGTTCGTGCAAATGCTCAAAACACAAGAGAGAAATTTAATGAGAATTGGCTTTTTAAACTCGATAGTGCAAACGATTACAGCAAGAATGCCATGGATGCTGCAAAATGGCAACCCGTGACATTGCCGCATGATTGGAGTATTGGCCTTAACTTTGATTCTACCAGCCCTAGTGGAAATGAAGGCGCGTGCTTGCGTGGTGGAACGGGACTTTATCAAAAAGAATTTACGCTTCCTTCAAAAGATAAAGGCAAGAATATATTTATAGATTTTGATGGTGTTTATATGAATAGTACTGTTTGGATAAATGGTCATAAATTAGGTACAAGACCTTATGGGTATTCTTCTTTTCAATACGATATGACCCCTTATTTGAAATTTGGCGGTGAGAAAAATGTATTAAAGGTAATGGCAGAAAACCATCAACCAAGTTCTCGCTGGTATAGTGGAAGCGGTATTTACAGAAATGTATGGTTAGAAAAGAAAGGTAGCGTCTATGTAGATAACTGGGGTACTTATATTACCACACCAGAAGTCTCTGATGCGCAAGCGACCGTCTCTATACAAACTAGAATAAAGAACTCTTTACAACAAGCTACTCCCATTGAATTAAAGACAATCGTATATGATGACAAAGGTAGGATTGTAAAAGTGTTGTCTCAGAAAATGAGTGTGAATGCAGGTACAGAAATAGAAAAACCTCAATCTTTTGTTTTACCACATCCGGAACTATGGAGTATAAAAACACCTCACCTTTATAAAGCGGTTTCACAGGTTTTTGTGCATAATAAAAAACAAGATGAATACACGACAACTTTCGGTGTTCGTTCTTTTCATTTTGATGTTGATTCAGGTTTCTATTTAAATCACAAACCATTAAAAATTGTTGGTGTTTGTATGCATCACGATTTAGGTGCTTTAGGCGCGGCAATCAATGTTCGTGCTATGCAACGTCAGTTGGAGATTTTAAAATCTATGGGTATCAACGGTATTCGCACTTCCCATAACCCACCAGCTCCAGAATGGTTAGACCTTTGTGATAAAATGGGTTTTATTGTAATAGATGAAGCATTTGATTGTTGGGAAGACGGGAAGAATAAATATGACTATCATTTGTATTTTAAGCAATGGCATAAAAGAGATTTAACTGATCAAGTTTTGCGTGATCGTAATCATCCTTCAGTCTTTATGTGGAGTATCGGAAATGAAATTCCCGAACAAGGTGGGGGAGATAAAGATACTGTAGGTCGTCGCATCGCAAGAGATTTATCAAGTATTGTAAAGAGTTTGGATAATCGCCCGATTACTTCAGCTCTAACCGAATTCTCTCCTAAAAATAATATTATTAAATCAGGCGCACTTGATTTATTAGGCTTCAATTATCATTTTAGAATGTTACCTAAATTGGCTGAAATGTTCCCTGGACAAAAAATTATTTTGACAGAAACGACTTCTGCACTGCAATCTCGTGGTGAATATTTGATGCCTTCCGATTCTATTCGTCGTTGGGCAGGATTTACCAGAGAAAAGAATGGAGGTACTCCTGATTTCACTTGTTCGGCTTACGATAATAGTTCAGCACCTTGGGCCTCCACTTACGAAGAAACATTAAAGCCATTATTAAAATATCCTTTCTTAAGCGGTATGTATATGTGGACGGGGTTTGATTATCTGGGAGAACCCACTCCTTATCCTTATCCGGCGCGTAGTTCTTATTTTGGGATAGTAGATTTAGCAGGCTTTCCAAAAGACGCTTATTATCTTTTCAAAAGCGTTTGTACTACCGATACCGTCTTGCATATTTTTCCACATTGGAATTGGAAACCTGGTCAAAAAATAGATGTATGGGCATATTATAATAATGCAGATGAAGTAGAATTATTCCTTAATGGAAAATCTTTGGGTATAAGAAAGAAAACGGGAGATGATTTACATGTACAATGGAACAATATTGTATTTGAACCAGGAACACTTAAAGCTGTATCTCGTAAAGATGGTAAAATTATAAAAACATCGGAAATCAAAACTGCTGGAAAGGCCTATAAACTAGTAGCTTCAGCTGATAGAAGTACAATTAATGCAGATGGGGAAGATTTGTCTTTCGTAAAAATTACGGTGGAAGATAAAGACGGCAATATGGTTCCTCATGCGGACAATGTAATAGATTTTTCGCTAAAAGGTGATGGAGAAATTGCCGGATTAGATAATGGTTGCGAAACAGATTTGACTTCTTTCAGCAATAAAAAATGGCGCAAAGCCTTTAATGGTTTGGCTTTGGCTATTGTAAAAGCACATCATAAAAAAGGCAAACTTACATTGCATATTTCTGCTGATGGCTTGCAAGGCACAAGTGTAGATATTGAGATGAAATAAGTATTTAACTTTATAAAGAAGGTGGACTGATTGAAAATATCGGTCCATTTTTTTTAGGCTTGGCAAGGTGCATACCTAAGAGGTGAAAGATCTCTATGAGTCTTTGTAAGTGGAATCATGAATCGATAGCCAAAGGTAGTTGTGGGTGAGCGGGATCTCTGAAGGAAGACGAAGACAAACGCTGGCTTGCTGCACAGGAATCGTATGAGGCTATATCTTTGGATGAGGAGGCAAATAGCACTAAAGTCCGATCCTTAGAAGGAAAAGTATGCGGTAAATGGATATATTGTCGTTAAAAATGAAACTAATAAACTGATATTGGTACTAATTTTTGTTTTAGAGATATATCTAAGAAGGTGGGTAAAATTATACTTTGTGTAAGCAATATTTTATCTTCATCTTCCAACTTGTCTAGCATATCTAAATATTTTTCCTCCCCATGTTCGTCTATAACACGCTTTTTATTGATGTCTTCCAATAAGTGCTCACGCATACTTATGGCATCTGCCTCAGGGTGAAATTGTGTGCCTATCATTTCTTTAGAAAAACGAATAGCCATAATGGCACGCTCTAAAGGGATATGTGGCCTCTCTTTTTCTATAGCCAATACCGTAGCACCCATTGAATTTAATTGCTCAAAATTGGGTTGTATTACTTGATAATCTCTACTGTCAACAGCGAAGAAAGGTTCAGGTAGTTTTGCAAAAATTGGCTCTTCTAATCCCCCCCATATTTTATTTATAGGAAATACTCCGAAAGAAGTGCTTTTTCGCTTACATACTTTTCCTATTTTGAAAAATCTACATGCTAATTGAAAGGAATGGCAGATAAAAAATACATATTTTTTATCGACATCACTAGCCTCAACATTGTGACGATATAATTGATTGATTAATGAGAAAAATTTATGTTCCCATTCCCAGTTTTCCTCATCAAAAGGAGAGCCCGGACCGCCACTGGAAATATATATATCATAAGATGTATCGGGTACCTCGTCTCTTTGTCTTACATCGAAGACAGTTGTTTTTATAAGTAAGTCTTTTTCTTTGGCATAAGTGGACACTATATTTAGGATACAACGTAATCCTTGATTTTTGAAACCATTATTTAAATCTAAAACGGCAACTTTAATATATTGTTCATTATTTTGCATTTTGCAAAGGTACAAAATTTTGATTTTAATGTCAGATCAATGGCTATTTTAGGAATTCATCACAAATAAAATCCACCACATCTGTTAATTTTTTTGTTTTTTCAAAAATAGCTAATTGTTTGTCTGCACCTGTTCCCGATTTTAAGATTTTAAATACTGTATTAATGGCATCGCGTGAACCCAAATCATCAATTACGTCATCAATAAAATCTAACAATTCTAATATTAGAGATTTCACTGGTACCTCTGTTTCTTTCCCAAAATCAATCAACAAACCATCAATTCCATAACGAGAGGCACGCCATTTATTCTCATTAATATAAAATCTTTTATAAATAATATAATTCATATTTTGCATTCGTAAGCGATAGAGTTTAACACATATTGCCTGAAATAATGCAGCGATAGCAATAGTTTCATCTGTTGTTAGCAGAATGTCACATATTCTAAATTCAATTGTATTGTAGGAAGGGTGTACGCGTATATCCCACCAAATCTTTTTCGCATTATCAATACAATTGGTCTTTATCAATACTTTAATATAATTATCATATTCTTCAATAGATTCAAAAAAATCTGGAATGCCGGTTCTTGGAAACTTGTCAAATACCTTTGAGCGATAAGATTTAAAACCGGTATTTCTCCCTTCCCAGAAAGGTGAATTGGTTGAAAGTGCGTAAATATGGGGTAAAAAATAACGTACAGAATTGGCAATATGAATAGCCATTTCCCGGGATTGTATTCCTATATGAACATGCAGTCCAAAAATTAAATTGGAACGGGCAGCATCTTGCATTTCGTTTACTATCTCATGGTAGCGAGGGTTCTCAGTGATTGATTGTTTGTACCAGAGAGAAAAGGGATGCGTTCCGGAGGCCCCACATCTCAATCCTTCACTCTGTGCAAGCTCTGAAATGGTTTTTCGCAACAAACGAACATCACTACGCGCTTCCTCAATATTATTACAAATAGAGGTTCCAACTTCCACAACGGCTTGGTGCATTTCTGCTTTTACTTTATCTTTCTGCAAGATTTTTTCTGCCTGTTCAATGATTTTGTTTTGATGGGATTTTAGTTCTCTCGTTTGCGGATCGAGAATCATATATTCCTCTTCAATACCTATTGTAAATTGCTGCGAAGTCATTCTTGATATTATTATGAATAGTATTCGGTATTTAAAATAATTCCTTTTTTTGGATGGCAGCCTGAATATATTTCCCCCAAGTAAGACTGTCTTTGGAAGTCTCAAAATTTTCGGCTTTTTCTAAAGCAAATTTTGCTGCATGCTCCACTACCCAATTAAAATTTTCATCCCCTACAGAGGCTTTGTCAGAATCAGGTACCGGGTTGCAAAAGTCTATCGCGATAGGTTCTCCATTTCTTACGGCAAACTCTACTGTATTAAAATCATAGCCTAAATATTGATTCAATTTCAAAACATCAGCTTCCATTCTTTTGAATAATTCTTTCGAAGGCTTAAAATGTGCATCATATCTTAGATGGGGGGCATTGCGTGGTTCATAAGGCATTATTTTCACATATTTTCCTCCAATGCAATAACAACGATAATATTCTTCAAAAATAATCTCTTCTTGCAATAGCATTACCAATTGTTTTGTCTCTTTATGTTTTGAAAAAAAGGCTTCTTTATTTTCTAATCGGTAGACCGATTTCCAACCACCACCTGCAAAGGGTTTCATGTAGGCAGGGAATTGGATATAATCAAAAATTGCTTCCCATGCTAAAGGATAACTTAAGTTGCGAAATGACTCTCTAGAAGTATCATCTGGAAGTTCAAAGGAGGGAAGGATAACCGTTTTAGGAACAGAAACTCCAATTCTTGTTGCTAAGCAATTATTGAAAAACTTTTCATCTGCACTACTCCAAAACGGATTATTGATAATAGAAGTACCGTTTAAAGCAGCATTTTTTAAATAAGCTCTGTAAAATGGTACATCATGCGAAATACGATCCAGAATTACTACATAGTTGGTTGGGGCTCCTTGGATAACTTTATCAATGGTTACAAATTCAGCTTCAAATTTGCCATCGGCTAGAGAGTTGACTTTGTCTACAAATGCACTTGGAAAACTATTTTCTTTTCCAAATAATATTCCAATCTTTTTAGTGGTTATCATTGTTACTCTTTTTACAAAAATTATAATACAGAAAGATAGTGAGGAAACATCTCTAGCCATATAGGCCAGTCGTGTGGTGCATCGTTACGTATGTCTAGCCAATGATTAATTTTTTTTTCTGCAAGTATTTTAGATAGTTTTTTGTTTTGGTCTAAGCAGATATCTTTCGTGCTGGTCCCTAAAATTATATGCAGGTGCCAAAGTGCAGCATTGTAATTATTGGGCAAATAGTCTATGGGATTATTAAAATATACATTATCGTTATAAGCCCCATCCACTTGCGATTTTATATCAAATGCGCCGCTCATAGATATTAACGCATGAATCTTTTCCGGGTGTTTAAAGGCGAAATTAGCCGCATGATAACCTCCAAAACTACATCCTGCAACAGTTGCGGTACTCCAGCCTGTTTCATGCAAAGCACGGCTCAGTACTTCTTCTTCAATAAGCTGGTCGTATAAATTATGATTAAAGGCACGTCCTAAAGGCTCTATATCTTTATTGTACCAGCTAAGGGCATCAATACTGTCAGGACAATATATTTTTACGAAGCCATTCTCTATAAACCATCTGACAGATTCGATAAGCCCCCTATCTTTAGCTTCATAATATTTCCCCAAAGAAGTAGGAAATAGTATAATAGGCCTTCCGGAATGCCCGAAAACGAGCATTTCTATTTCTCTTTTTAGAATTGGCGACTGCCATTTATGATAATATTCTTGCAAGGTTTTCGGTGGTTGATTGGTTTATTCCTTAGGTTTATTCTCTAATCAAGGTACGAAGAATAATTAATTGCAAAAACAAAAAAGCGCAAAGATTTTTTTTGCGCTTTTTAAAAGATTTTTCCGGAATGCTCAGGTTTTATTATTTCTTGCTATCCGCATAACTCTTATTCAGGTTCTCCACTAGTTCCTTGGTGATATCTTGGGTAGAATCTTTATAATAGAAATAATCTGCTTCGTTTGTCCCAATAATATAATTATAACCTTTTTCTTTTGCAAATGTTTTAAGATAGTCTTGTATGCGCTGTTTTATTTCTTGCAATTTCATGGTTCTTTCCATGCTGAAAGATTGATCTAATCTTTGTGCTTTTTCTTGATTTTGCTTTTGTAAATCGTTTAGATTTTGGGTGTATTCGGTTTGTTCTGATTGCGAAAGTGTGGGGCCTTTTTGCACATATTCATTATATTTTTCTCTGAACTCATTTTGCAAATCATTTATTTGCTTTTGTACAGATTTATCTTTTGCAATCAAATCAGACTTTACATCTTGTAAGTATTTATAGTTTTGATCTAAAGAGTCTAACTCAAAATAACCGATTTTGAATGAACCATTATCTGTCACATTATTAGAGCTACTTTGTTGTGCCGGTACTATGGCTGATTTTTGAGCTTTTTCATTAAATTGTAAATAAAACAAAATACAGACTGCAATAATTAATATAATATTTGACGAGACTAAAAATTTATTCATTCGTTCTTTTTTATAATATTTAGGATGTGAAAATAAAGAAATAAAACTAGTATTCTGTTAAGTAAATTAATAAATTAAAAAATTGTACCACCTTTATTAATGAAGTGGGGTTATAAATTCTTTAATAACAAATGCAATCTATTTGTTTTTAGGGACTAGTCTTCAAATCTAATATTTTACCAGCGTTTCTAAGCTATTTATATATTTTTCTTTAATGCACGCTCTATTATTCTCAAAATTAAAAAAGCCTATAACGAATTTTAATGGTTATAGGCTTTTACTTTAATAGCTAAATAGATTATTCTTCATCGTCGAAAGCCATTGCTTCGCGGGCAGTAGCCAAAAGTTCATATTCTTCTTTACTCCCCACGATAAGGTTTTCAAAATCACGAAGACCAGTACCGGCAGGTATTAAATGTCCTGTAATGACATTTTCTTTCAAACCAGACATATCATCAGACTTACCTTGAATAGCAGCGGAACTTAATACTTTCGTTGTTTCTTGGAAAGAAGCAGCAGAGATCCAACTTGGAACACCTAAGGATGCTTTGGTGATACCTAATAACACCGGATGTGCTGTAGCTGGGCTGGCATCTCTTACTTCTATTAACTTTTGATCATTACGACGTAGTAATGAGTTCTCCTCTCTTAATTCCCGAACACCAACAATTTGGCCAGCCTTGAATTTGTTGCTATCTCCGGCATCAGTTACTACTTTTTTGTCAAATATTTTATCGTTTTCTTCATTGAAATCAAAGCGGTCTTCTAAATCGTTTTCCAAGAAACGTGTATCTCCAGCATCAACAATTTCAACCTTTTTCATCATTTGACGAACGATGACTTCAACGTGCTTATCGTTAATTTTTACACCTTGTAAACGATAAACTTCTTGTATTTCATTTACAACATATTCCTGAACGGCATATGGACCTTTGATACTCAGGATATCAATAGGTGCTATTTGACCATCCGAAAGAGGTGTCCCTGCTTTTACGAAGTCTCCATCTTGCACTAAGATTTGACGCGTAAGCGGCACGAGATATTTTTTTACAATACCATCTTTGGCTTCTACAACAATTTCGCGGTTACCACGTTTGATATTCCCGAAAGTAGTAACACCATCTATTTCCGCAACAACTGCAGGATTGCTCGGATTACGTGCTTCAAATAGTTCTGTTACACGTGGCAGACCCCCTGTGATATCACCGCCTTTGCGCATTGTGCGTGGTATTTTTACAATTACCTGTCCGGCTTTTACTTCATCGCCTTCCTCTGTTGCCAAACGGCTTCCGGTAGGTAAGTTATAAGATTTAACATCTTTGCCATTAATAATAATTGCTGGAAGCTTTGTTTTGTCTTTTGTTTCAATAATTACTTTCTCGCGGTGACCAGTCTGGTCATCAGCCTCTTCGCGATAGGTAATGCCATCTATTATACTTTCAAATTCTATTTTACCTGCTTGTTCTGCAATAACTACATTGTTAAATGGATCCCAAGTACAGATAATATCGCCCTTTTTAATTTTTTGGCCATTTTTCACACTCAGTGTGGCTCCATATGGGATATTATGCGTATTCAGTAATCTATCATTTTCTACATCTGAAATACGGATTTCACCTGTACGACCGATAACAATATTTACTTTCTCACCCTCATTGTTTTCAGTTGTTACAGTACGTAAACCATCAAATTGAATGGTACCATCAAATCTTGCCGTTAATGAAGATTCTACAGAAGAGGAGCCCGCGATACCACCTACGTGGAATGTACGAAGTGTAAGCTGTGTACCAGGTTCCCCAATGGATTGTGCTGCTATAATACCTACTGAATCTCCTCGTTGTGCCATATAACCTGTAGCTAGATTTTTACCGTAGCATTTAACGCACACTCCGCGTTTTGCTTCGCAGGTTAATACAGAGCGTATCTCTACTGTATCTACACCGGCTTCTTCAATTTCCAAAGCTTTATCGTGTGTAATTTCCTCCCCGGCATTGATGATTAAATCTCCAGTTAAAGGATTGTAAACATCGTGTAAAGAAGTTCTTCCTTCAATTCTATCAGAAATAGGAGAAATGATTTCTTCATTATCTTTTAATGCAGAAGTCGCAATACCACGTAATGTGCCACAATCTTCTTCTGTAATTACCACATCTTGTGAAACGTCTACCAAACGACGAGTTAAGTAACCGGCATCGGCAGTTTTAAGTGCTGTATCCGCCAAACCTTTACGCGCACCGTGTGTAGAGATAAAGTAATCCAATACATTCAATCCGCCCTTAAAGTTAGACAAGATTGGATTTTCAATAATTTCAGAACCGGAGCTTCCGGATTTTCTAGGTTTAGCCATCAATCCACGAATACCTGCTAACTGTTTTACTTGTTGTTTACTACCACGCGCACCAGAATCCAACATCATATAAACTGAGTTAAATCCTTGTTTGTCGGTTTGCATTTCGCGGATTAAAGTTTCAGTCAGGCGTGTATCCACTCTACTCCAAATA
The Arachidicoccus soli DNA segment above includes these coding regions:
- a CDS encoding YccF domain-containing protein → MFSGFILCSTIVGIPFWIQCFKIGFASLAPFGLEIYDKKQDISGGCITRIFNVVWIFLGGIWIALTHFGFGPLFCITIIGIPFGNRHFKLIPLSSPLWEETRLINI
- a CDS encoding glycoside hydrolase family 2 TIM barrel-domain containing protein produces the protein MKKLLLGLFALATVAIAVRANAQNTREKFNENWLFKLDSANDYSKNAMDAAKWQPVTLPHDWSIGLNFDSTSPSGNEGACLRGGTGLYQKEFTLPSKDKGKNIFIDFDGVYMNSTVWINGHKLGTRPYGYSSFQYDMTPYLKFGGEKNVLKVMAENHQPSSRWYSGSGIYRNVWLEKKGSVYVDNWGTYITTPEVSDAQATVSIQTRIKNSLQQATPIELKTIVYDDKGRIVKVLSQKMSVNAGTEIEKPQSFVLPHPELWSIKTPHLYKAVSQVFVHNKKQDEYTTTFGVRSFHFDVDSGFYLNHKPLKIVGVCMHHDLGALGAAINVRAMQRQLEILKSMGINGIRTSHNPPAPEWLDLCDKMGFIVIDEAFDCWEDGKNKYDYHLYFKQWHKRDLTDQVLRDRNHPSVFMWSIGNEIPEQGGGDKDTVGRRIARDLSSIVKSLDNRPITSALTEFSPKNNIIKSGALDLLGFNYHFRMLPKLAEMFPGQKIILTETTSALQSRGEYLMPSDSIRRWAGFTREKNGGTPDFTCSAYDNSSAPWASTYEETLKPLLKYPFLSGMYMWTGFDYLGEPTPYPYPARSSYFGIVDLAGFPKDAYYLFKSVCTTDTVLHIFPHWNWKPGQKIDVWAYYNNADEVELFLNGKSLGIRKKTGDDLHVQWNNIVFEPGTLKAVSRKDGKIIKTSEIKTAGKAYKLVASADRSTINADGEDLSFVKITVEDKDGNMVPHADNVIDFSLKGDGEIAGLDNGCETDLTSFSNKKWRKAFNGLALAIVKAHHKKGKLTLHISADGLQGTSVDIEMK
- the mutS gene encoding DNA mismatch repair protein MutS, translated to MAKSSGVTPLMQQHKAIKQKYPDAILLFRVGDFYETFGNDAVKAAQVLGITLTKRNNGDPDAMELAGFPHHALDTYLHKLVKAGFRVAVCDQLEDPKQAKGIVKRGVTELVTPGVATSDKLLEYDTNNFLAAIHFADDILGIALLDISTGEFFLAEGNLEYIDKLIQTLKPAEVIFQRNQQKKFKEIFGTKIFTYTLESWIFEEAFAEESLLKHFQTHSLKGFGVENMHQGIVAAGAILYYLKETEHPNLKHISIIQRIERDEHLWMDRFTIRNLEILSNGSQDGNNLLKVLDNTSTPMGARLLKRWIVLPLKDLKKINERLDTVEFLILHSELKSSLQQLLKQCGDLERLASKISMKKVSPREVMQLAKSLQLCEQVKLLCAASGNEYLQRLADALNPCPYIVEKIMEEISDEPPAMVSKGNLIKEGVDKDLDELRNIAHNGKAYLQDLQRRETEKTGISSLKIGFNNVFGYYLEVTNLHKEKVPQEWIRKQTLTNAERYITEELKQYEEKITGAEDKILSIETNLYEQLLDELIDYIAPIQVNGNALAILDCLHCFAQNAQQYNYRKPFLHEGFDMQLKESRHPVIERNLSAGEAYIANDILLNSEEEQIIILTGPNMSGKSALLRQTALITLMAHMGSFVPSIEARIPLTDKIFTRVGASDNLSGGESTFMVEMNETASIINNVSPRSLILLDEIGRGTSTYDGISIAWSIVEFLHNSSCKPKTLFATHYHELNDLEKRLNGVKNYHITNKEVGNKVIFLRKLARGGSTHSFGIHVAKMAGMPPDLINRANDILKQLEEKHDESDENAGPGKKQLKSKIKDINAPQLQLSIFDVQTEVFEEIRSALENIDINRLTPVEALMKLNEIKGLLK
- a CDS encoding putative signal transducing protein; translation: MNNWKIVFNSSIPFEINFVKNYLASEGIETLLQNELTSQIFGNLAVNAKLLVKEEDLEQATKILIEKGYIKN